One segment of Streptosporangium brasiliense DNA contains the following:
- a CDS encoding non-ribosomal peptide synthetase: MATRRHDLTVQDRIHRPEDLERTLAEATGRPCRVLQPISGGGLLLTAETERDLPPARLAELAGRMRAAVAEEHEVVAETVVLVAPGQLGPDTGDGPGRAALLNRYRHGEIEVLRADSLSPAPRPAAGEWAAGTPGRTPAPAGAGPLTPDAVRLTVAAVLGMDPAELGDDDDLVRHGLDSIRTMQLAGEWQRGGAEVKFADLFDQPTLAAWWALLSARTGGQRPAPEAVPEVDESAPFGLTPVQHAYWIGRQDRQVLGGVGCHFYAEFDGAGVDAPALEEAVRALLRRHALLRTRFLDDGTQQILDRSPWPGLTVHDLREQPAEAVAGRLAALRERLSHRRLEVERGEVFDLWLTLLPGGAHRLHAGFDLLVADVRSIQIILEDLAALYSRPDDPLPPLTYGFPTYLAEQEARRRQDRRTDREYWQERLADLPAGPRLPLAVEPERVERVRVVRRDHWMPPEVRQRLAERARGHGLTLPMVLATALAEVVGAWSGRPRFLLNLPLFDRQTLHPDVPRMVADFTNLLLLQVDLSEEMSFADRARTLQSRFQADVAHSAYSGVEVLRDLSRGRRAGQVTAPVVFTSAVGMGDLVGADVQKSLGDLGWMLSQTPQVWLDHQVVEVAGGLQFNWDAVEELFPAGVLDGMAGAFSRLLGWLDGDGWDGPVPDLLPQEQHAVRGRVNDTRGPVPPGLLHSRFFALAAAEPERTALVRDGGALTYGELAGRALRVAASLRSRGVGPGDAVTVSLPKGADQIVAVLGVLAAGGVYVPVGVDQPRARRERIAALSRAVASVDDVAALCGDDRLVGPVEVDPGAPAYVIFTSGSTGEPKGVEVSHRAALNTVVDVGERFGVGAGDRVLALSALDFDLSVWDVFGPLSAGGALVPVAEDERKDAARWAELVAAHGVTVWNTVPALLDMLLVAAETTPGALDGLRLAMVSGDWVGLDLPGRLAAAAPGCRLVALGGATEAAIWSNFSDVPVTVPAHWTSVPYGRPLTNQCFRVVDARGRDCPDWVPGELWIGGAGVALGYRGDPEVTAAKFVERAGVRWYRTGDLGRYWPDGTLEFLGRADHQVKVGGHRIELGEVESALAAHPEVGHAVVTTVGGAARRLAALVTAPGGTVPAGLRDWLAGRLPPYMIPERFAALPELPLSANGKVDREAVRGILDGESAGRAEPAVPPRGATETAVAEIWAELLGLPAVGRDQNFFTLGGDSLLATRLMTRLRAAGIGGAELSRLFETPVLADFAATLDPGGSAPAQRTLTPDPAHRHDPFPPTDVQRAYWVGRTDDFALGGVGCHFYTEYDVTGVDLARLEEAWNLLIRRHEMLRAEFLPDGRQRILPEVPRFPIPVTDVPGADGDRADQALAELREAMSHQLIDATRWPLFDVRAVRYAGDRTRIGISFDNIILDALSSMTVLRELEALYADPGAELPPVDMSFRDYVLGVRPDPASLEKARAYWSDRVAELPPAPQLPLAADPSRIGRPRFVRRQARLSPERWRAVKETARKHALTPSTVLATAFAEVLGAWSARQDLTINLTLFDRREVHPDIGNVLGDFTSLLLVAYRPAAGETWLDSARRLQRQVVADLEHSDASAIWVMRELARRTGSAEVSMPVVFTSTLGVTGDDPWDAGARLFAEPVWGVSQTPQVWLDHQVVESAGGLLFNWDAVEELFPAGVLDGMFGAFAEMLEWLAGGAWDAVAPCAVPAGQLVVRAEANGTAGPVPEGALHSRFFALAGAEPERAALVRDGGGLSYGELAGRALRVAGWLRSRGVGPGDTVAVTVPRGTDQYVAALGVLAAGAAYVPVGVDQPPIRRDRIYRRAGVRLVLTGDPGISPDGVEHAPVTAAVADGTPLVGPVEVDPGAPAYVIFTSGSTGEPKGVEVSHRAALNTVVDVGERFGVGAGDRVLALSALDFDLSVWDVFGPLSAGGALVLVEEEDRREAHRWAELVAAHGVTVWNTVPALLDMLLVAVPEGLPPGLRLAMVSGDWVGLDLPGRLAAAAPGCRLVALGGATEAAIWSNAFEVTEVDPGWRSIPYGFPLRNQCFRVVDARGRDCPDWVPGELWIGGAGVALGYRGDPEVTAAKFVERAGVRWYRTGDLGRYWPDGTLEFLGRADHQVKVGGHRIELGEVESALAAHPGVEHAVVTAAGHPTRRLAALVVAAGTGPEELRDWLAGRLPPYAVPPTITMLDRLPLNANGKVDRGALAELAGRDGQGSDEDAPPSGPVEEALSRIWCGLLGLARAGRHQSFVALGGDSILAARLAEEIRAGFGAELALREIFAGPTVAEQAALIEQRTETETAAFEEGDI; this comes from the coding sequence ATGGCGACGCGGCGACACGATCTGACCGTTCAGGATCGCATTCATCGCCCGGAGGATCTGGAACGCACGCTGGCGGAGGCCACCGGGCGCCCGTGCCGTGTGCTGCAGCCGATCTCCGGCGGCGGCCTGCTGCTGACGGCCGAGACGGAGCGGGATCTCCCGCCTGCTCGGCTGGCCGAGCTCGCCGGCCGGATGCGCGCCGCCGTGGCCGAGGAGCACGAGGTGGTGGCCGAGACCGTCGTGCTTGTCGCCCCCGGGCAGCTCGGCCCGGACACCGGGGACGGGCCAGGACGCGCCGCCCTGCTCAACCGCTACCGCCACGGCGAGATCGAGGTGCTGCGGGCCGACTCTCTCTCCCCCGCGCCCCGGCCCGCCGCGGGGGAGTGGGCGGCGGGCACCCCCGGCCGGACGCCCGCCCCGGCCGGCGCCGGGCCGCTGACGCCCGACGCCGTCCGCCTGACCGTCGCCGCCGTGCTCGGCATGGACCCCGCGGAGCTGGGCGACGACGACGACCTGGTCCGCCACGGCCTCGACTCCATCCGCACGATGCAGCTGGCCGGCGAGTGGCAGCGCGGGGGCGCGGAGGTCAAGTTCGCCGACCTTTTCGACCAGCCCACGCTCGCGGCCTGGTGGGCGCTGCTGTCGGCCCGCACGGGCGGGCAGCGGCCGGCGCCGGAGGCGGTGCCGGAGGTGGACGAGAGCGCCCCGTTCGGACTCACCCCCGTGCAGCACGCCTACTGGATCGGCCGCCAGGACCGCCAGGTGCTCGGCGGCGTCGGCTGCCACTTCTACGCCGAGTTCGACGGCGCCGGCGTGGACGCGCCGGCGCTGGAGGAGGCCGTCCGCGCGCTGCTGCGGCGGCACGCGCTGCTGCGCACGCGCTTCCTCGACGACGGCACCCAGCAGATCCTCGACCGCAGCCCGTGGCCCGGCCTGACCGTGCACGACCTGCGCGAGCAGCCCGCGGAGGCGGTCGCCGGACGGCTCGCCGCGCTCCGGGAGAGGCTCTCCCACCGCCGCCTGGAGGTGGAGCGCGGCGAGGTGTTCGACCTGTGGCTCACCCTGCTGCCCGGCGGCGCCCACCGCCTGCACGCCGGCTTCGACCTGCTCGTCGCCGACGTGCGCAGCATCCAGATCATCCTTGAGGACCTGGCCGCTCTCTACTCCCGGCCCGATGACCCGCTGCCCCCGCTCACCTACGGATTCCCCACCTACCTCGCCGAGCAGGAGGCCCGGCGCCGGCAGGACCGCCGTACGGACCGGGAGTACTGGCAGGAGCGCCTCGCCGACCTGCCGGCCGGTCCCCGGCTCCCGCTGGCCGTCGAGCCGGAGCGGGTCGAGCGGGTGCGCGTGGTCCGCCGCGACCACTGGATGCCGCCCGAGGTGCGGCAGCGGCTGGCCGAGCGGGCCCGCGGGCACGGCCTGACGCTGCCGATGGTCCTGGCGACGGCGCTCGCCGAGGTGGTGGGCGCGTGGAGCGGCCGGCCCCGCTTCCTGCTCAACCTCCCGCTGTTCGACCGGCAGACGCTCCACCCCGACGTGCCGCGGATGGTCGCCGACTTCACCAACCTGCTCCTGCTCCAGGTCGACCTGTCGGAGGAGATGTCCTTCGCGGACCGGGCCAGGACGCTGCAGAGCCGCTTCCAGGCCGACGTCGCGCACTCGGCGTACTCGGGGGTGGAGGTGCTCCGGGACCTCAGCCGCGGCCGCCGCGCCGGCCAGGTGACCGCCCCCGTGGTGTTCACCAGCGCCGTCGGCATGGGCGACCTGGTGGGCGCCGACGTCCAGAAGAGCCTGGGCGACCTCGGCTGGATGCTCTCCCAGACGCCCCAGGTGTGGCTGGACCACCAGGTGGTCGAGGTGGCGGGCGGGCTGCAGTTCAACTGGGACGCCGTCGAGGAACTGTTCCCGGCGGGTGTGCTGGACGGGATGGCCGGAGCCTTCTCCCGCCTGCTCGGCTGGCTGGACGGGGACGGCTGGGACGGGCCCGTCCCCGACCTCCTCCCCCAGGAGCAGCATGCGGTCCGTGGCCGGGTCAACGACACCCGGGGGCCGGTGCCGCCGGGACTGCTGCATTCGCGTTTCTTCGCCCTGGCCGCGGCGGAGCCGGAGCGGACCGCGCTGGTCCGGGACGGCGGCGCCCTGACGTACGGCGAGCTCGCCGGCCGGGCGCTGCGGGTGGCGGCCTCGCTGCGCTCGCGGGGCGTCGGGCCGGGTGACGCCGTGACCGTCTCCCTGCCGAAGGGGGCCGACCAGATCGTCGCCGTGCTCGGCGTGCTGGCGGCCGGCGGCGTCTACGTGCCGGTGGGCGTGGACCAGCCGCGGGCCCGCCGGGAGCGGATCGCCGCGCTGTCGCGGGCGGTGGCCTCCGTCGACGACGTGGCCGCCCTCTGCGGCGACGACCGGCTGGTGGGGCCGGTGGAGGTGGATCCGGGTGCGCCGGCGTATGTGATCTTCACGTCGGGGTCGACGGGTGAGCCGAAGGGTGTGGAGGTGTCGCATCGGGCGGCGTTGAACACCGTGGTGGATGTGGGTGAGCGGTTCGGGGTGGGGGCCGGTGATCGGGTGCTGGCGCTGTCGGCGCTGGACTTCGACCTGTCGGTGTGGGACGTGTTCGGGCCGCTGTCGGCGGGCGGCGCGCTGGTGCCGGTCGCCGAGGACGAGCGGAAGGACGCGGCCCGCTGGGCGGAGCTGGTGGCGGCGCACGGGGTGACGGTGTGGAACACGGTCCCGGCGCTGCTGGACATGCTGCTGGTCGCGGCCGAGACCACGCCGGGAGCGCTGGACGGCCTGCGGCTGGCGATGGTCTCGGGCGACTGGGTCGGGCTGGACCTGCCGGGCAGGCTGGCCGCGGCGGCGCCGGGCTGCCGGCTGGTCGCCCTGGGCGGGGCGACGGAGGCGGCCATCTGGTCCAACTTCTCCGACGTGCCGGTGACGGTGCCGGCGCACTGGACGTCGGTCCCCTACGGCAGGCCGCTGACCAACCAGTGTTTCCGTGTGGTGGACGCCAGGGGGCGGGACTGTCCGGACTGGGTGCCGGGTGAGCTGTGGATCGGCGGGGCGGGGGTGGCGCTGGGCTACCGGGGTGATCCGGAGGTCACGGCGGCCAAGTTCGTCGAGCGTGCGGGGGTGCGCTGGTACCGGACCGGTGATCTGGGCCGTTACTGGCCGGACGGCACGTTGGAGTTCCTCGGCCGGGCCGACCACCAGGTGAAGGTGGGCGGCCACCGGATCGAGCTGGGGGAGGTGGAGAGCGCGCTGGCGGCGCACCCCGAGGTGGGCCACGCGGTGGTCACCACGGTGGGCGGCGCGGCCCGCCGCCTGGCGGCGCTGGTGACGGCGCCCGGCGGCACCGTCCCGGCGGGGCTGCGCGACTGGCTCGCCGGACGCCTGCCGCCCTACATGATCCCCGAACGGTTCGCGGCACTGCCGGAGCTGCCGCTCAGCGCCAACGGCAAGGTCGACCGGGAGGCCGTGCGGGGCATCCTCGACGGGGAGTCCGCCGGGCGCGCCGAGCCGGCCGTGCCGCCGCGCGGCGCGACCGAGACGGCCGTGGCGGAGATCTGGGCCGAGCTGCTCGGACTGCCCGCCGTGGGCCGGGACCAGAACTTCTTCACCCTCGGCGGGGACAGCTTGCTCGCGACGCGGCTGATGACCAGGTTGCGCGCGGCGGGCATCGGGGGCGCGGAGCTCTCCCGGCTGTTCGAGACACCGGTCCTGGCCGACTTCGCGGCCACCCTCGACCCCGGCGGCTCCGCCCCCGCGCAGCGGACGCTGACACCCGACCCCGCGCACCGGCACGACCCGTTCCCGCCGACCGACGTGCAGCGCGCCTACTGGGTCGGGCGGACCGACGACTTCGCGCTGGGCGGCGTGGGCTGCCACTTCTACACCGAGTACGACGTCACCGGGGTCGACCTCGCCCGGCTGGAGGAGGCGTGGAACCTGCTCATCCGGCGCCACGAGATGCTGCGCGCCGAGTTCCTCCCCGACGGCCGCCAGCGCATCCTGCCCGAGGTGCCGAGATTCCCCATCCCGGTCACCGACGTGCCCGGCGCCGACGGCGACCGGGCGGACCAGGCCCTGGCGGAGCTGCGGGAGGCCATGTCGCACCAGCTCATCGACGCCACCCGGTGGCCCCTGTTCGACGTGCGGGCCGTGCGTTACGCCGGGGACCGCACCCGCATCGGGATCAGCTTCGACAACATCATCCTCGACGCGCTGAGCTCGATGACCGTGCTGCGGGAGCTGGAGGCCCTCTACGCCGACCCCGGCGCCGAACTGCCCCCGGTCGACATGTCCTTCCGCGACTACGTGCTCGGCGTCCGGCCCGACCCCGCCTCACTTGAGAAGGCGCGGGCGTACTGGTCCGACCGGGTGGCCGAGCTGCCCCCCGCCCCCCAGCTCCCGCTGGCCGCCGACCCCTCGCGGATCGGCCGTCCCCGCTTCGTGCGGCGCCAGGCCCGCCTGTCGCCCGAGCGGTGGCGGGCCGTCAAGGAGACCGCGAGGAAGCACGCCCTCACCCCCTCCACCGTGCTCGCCACCGCCTTCGCCGAGGTGCTGGGGGCGTGGAGCGCGCGGCAGGACCTGACGATCAACCTCACCCTCTTCGACCGCAGGGAGGTCCACCCCGACATCGGCAACGTCCTGGGCGACTTCACCTCCCTGCTGCTCGTCGCCTACCGGCCCGCCGCCGGGGAGACCTGGCTCGACAGCGCCCGGCGCCTGCAGCGGCAGGTGGTCGCCGATCTGGAGCACAGCGACGCCTCGGCCATCTGGGTCATGCGGGAGCTGGCCAGGCGCACCGGTTCGGCCGAGGTCTCCATGCCGGTGGTGTTCACCAGCACGCTCGGCGTGACGGGCGACGACCCGTGGGACGCCGGCGCGCGGCTGTTCGCCGAGCCCGTCTGGGGCGTCTCCCAGACCCCCCAGGTGTGGCTGGACCACCAGGTTGTGGAGTCGGCGGGCGGGCTGCTGTTCAACTGGGACGCCGTCGAGGAGCTGTTCCCGGCGGGCGTGCTGGACGGGATGTTCGGCGCCTTCGCCGAGATGCTGGAGTGGCTGGCCGGGGGCGCCTGGGACGCGGTGGCGCCCTGCGCGGTGCCGGCGGGTCAGCTCGTGGTCCGCGCCGAGGCGAACGGCACGGCGGGGCCGGTGCCCGAGGGGGCCCTGCATTCGCGTTTCTTCGCCCTGGCCGGGGCGGAGCCGGAGCGGGCCGCGCTGGTCCGGGACGGCGGCGGCCTGTCGTACGGCGAGCTCGCCGGCCGGGCGCTGCGGGTGGCGGGATGGCTGCGCTCGCGGGGCGTGGGTCCGGGCGACACGGTCGCGGTGACGGTGCCCCGGGGCACGGACCAGTACGTGGCGGCGCTGGGCGTGCTGGCCGCCGGGGCGGCCTACGTCCCGGTGGGCGTGGACCAGCCCCCGATCCGCCGGGACCGGATCTACCGGCGGGCCGGCGTGCGGCTGGTGCTGACGGGCGACCCCGGGATCTCCCCGGACGGCGTGGAGCACGCACCGGTGACGGCGGCGGTGGCCGACGGGACTCCCCTGGTGGGGCCGGTGGAGGTGGATCCTGGTGCGCCGGCGTATGTGATCTTCACGTCGGGGTCGACGGGTGAGCCGAAGGGTGTGGAGGTGTCGCATCGGGCGGCGTTGAACACCGTGGTGGATGTGGGTGAGCGGTTCGGGGTGGGGGCCGGTGATCGGGTGCTGGCGCTGTCGGCGTTGGACTTCGACCTGTCGGTGTGGGACGTGTTCGGGCCGCTGTCGGCGGGCGGCGCGCTGGTGCTGGTGGAGGAGGAGGACAGGCGGGAGGCGCACCGGTGGGCGGAGCTGGTGGCGGCGCACGGGGTGACGGTGTGGAACACGGTCCCGGCGCTGCTGGACATGCTGCTGGTCGCGGTGCCCGAGGGGCTGCCGCCGGGTCTGCGGCTGGCGATGGTCTCGGGCGACTGGGTCGGGCTGGACCTGCCGGGCAGGCTGGCCGCGGCGGCGCCGGGCTGCCGGCTGGTCGCCCTGGGCGGGGCGACGGAGGCGGCCATCTGGTCCAACGCGTTCGAGGTCACCGAGGTGGATCCAGGGTGGCGGTCGATCCCCTACGGGTTCCCGCTGCGGAACCAGTGTTTCCGTGTGGTGGACGCCAGGGGGCGGGACTGTCCGGACTGGGTGCCGGGTGAGCTGTGGATCGGCGGGGCGGGGGTGGCGCTGGGCTACCGGGGTGATCCGGAGGTCACGGCGGCCAAGTTCGTCGAGCGTGCGGGGGTGCGCTGGTACCGGACCGGTGATCTGGGCCGTTACTGGCCGGACGGCACGTTGGAGTTCCTCGGCCGGGCCGACCACCAGGTGAAGGTGGGCGGCCACCGGATCGAGCTGGGGGAGGTGGAGAGCGCGCTGGCGGCGCACCCGGGCGTGGAGCACGCGGTGGTGACCGCGGCCGGGCACCCCACCCGCCGACTGGCCGCGCTCGTGGTGGCCGCCGGCACCGGCCCGGAGGAACTGCGCGACTGGCTCGCCGGGCGTCTGCCGCCCTACGCCGTGCCGCCCACCATCACGATGCTCGACCGCCTGCCCCTCAACGCCAACGGCAAGGTGGACCGCGGGGCGCTGGCGGAGCTCGCCGGACGGGACGGGCAGGGGAGTGACGAGGACGCGCCGCCGTCCGGCCCCGTCGAGGAGGCGCTGAGCCGGATCTGGTGCGGGCTGCTCGGCCTGGCCCGGGCCGGCAGGCACCAGAGCTTCGTGGCCCTCGGCGGCGACAGCATTCTGGCGGCCCGCCTCGCCGAGGAGATCCGGGCCGGGTTCGGCGCCGAGCTGGCCCTGCGGGAGATCTTCGCGGGCCCGACCGTCGCCGAGCAGGCGGCCCTGATCGAGCAGCGGACCGAGACCGAGACAGCGGCCTTCGAGGAGGGCGACATATGA
- a CDS encoding Phenylacetic acid catabolic protein produces the protein MSNTLGVLANQVVSGPEEARALGDDYVTAVGKILNSHVRNEAAGAAIFDEPSIALAPTPREKWLACRMAMEEYGHHLKFNKLAAELGVEDPHARSPLSVFEYEVTTWTEYVMTKAIVDLAEVVLMEDLAHCSYLPLRKLCRSLMPEERFHVGFGTTTARQLAADPAGRDEVRRAAHELITMTLPFFGRSDSRNNETFRRWGIKRMTNDECRAEFVRRTRALLEEELELDHPEVDVRWHGTSS, from the coding sequence ATGTCCAACACGCTCGGGGTTCTCGCGAACCAGGTGGTTTCCGGCCCGGAGGAGGCCCGCGCGCTCGGAGACGATTACGTCACCGCGGTCGGCAAGATTCTCAACAGCCATGTCCGCAACGAGGCGGCCGGGGCCGCGATATTCGACGAGCCGTCGATCGCGCTCGCGCCGACGCCCCGGGAGAAGTGGCTGGCCTGCAGAATGGCGATGGAGGAATACGGGCACCATCTGAAATTCAACAAACTCGCCGCCGAGCTCGGCGTGGAGGACCCGCACGCGCGGTCCCCCCTTTCCGTATTCGAATACGAGGTGACCACCTGGACCGAATACGTCATGACCAAGGCGATCGTCGACCTCGCCGAGGTCGTCCTGATGGAGGACCTCGCCCACTGCTCCTACCTCCCCCTCCGCAAGCTCTGCCGGTCGCTGATGCCGGAGGAGCGCTTCCACGTCGGGTTCGGCACCACGACCGCGCGGCAGCTGGCGGCCGACCCCGCCGGACGCGACGAGGTACGGCGGGCGGCGCACGAGCTGATCACGATGACGCTCCCCTTCTTCGGCCGCAGCGACTCCAGGAACAACGAGACCTTCCGCCGCTGGGGCATCAAGCGGATGACGAACGACGAGTGCCGCGCGGAGTTCGTCCGCCGGACGCGGGCGCTCCTCGAAGAGGAACTGGAGCTCGATCACCCGGAAGTGGACGTGCGATGGCACGGCACTTCGAGTTGA
- a CDS encoding AMP-binding protein, with the protein MTELPSVRPAVRRDGLATGVRVGGDGAAPADGAPAGRTNVAAELAGLARRNGWGPAPAFHTGDRVWSHGEVHDLAARTTSALVGLGVRPGDRVMVAHGDGIAWVAAFLGAARLGATVVPVNPELTAADHAFMAEDCQTALVVAGEEVAGHFDGLPCLTGDRLLALADGAAPGPVTRVTGATALYAQYTSGTTGAPKAALHRHADLARYHRAAGQGVVDIRRGDVTLSVSKLFFAYGLGNALVFPLFSGSSAVLLADRPGPGQIEEAVERHGVTVLYAVPSAYANLAAECAGASFASVRIAVSAGEALNETLAARARDLLAAPVLDQLGSTEAGHAFCSNTFRSDEAGTIGRPLAGYELQVRDDDGGPVADGVGELWVRGASVMSGYLNRPEQTARTLVDGWLRTGDRAERRPDGAYVHRGRRDDLEMVGGITMSPVEVEAVLAGHPAVAEVVVAVVADERGASKLRAFVVPAVADPDPARLQEELIALARSRLAPFKVPRSVRLCRALPRTHTGKLRRFAVRNGDW; encoded by the coding sequence GTGACTGAGCTCCCGTCCGTCCGCCCGGCCGTCCGCCGGGACGGCCTCGCGACCGGCGTCCGGGTCGGCGGTGACGGGGCCGCCCCGGCGGACGGGGCGCCGGCCGGCCGGACGAACGTCGCGGCCGAGCTCGCCGGGCTCGCGCGGCGCAACGGCTGGGGCCCGGCGCCCGCCTTCCACACCGGTGACCGCGTCTGGAGCCACGGAGAGGTCCACGACCTGGCCGCCCGGACCACCTCGGCCCTGGTCGGGCTGGGTGTGCGGCCGGGTGACCGGGTGATGGTGGCGCACGGCGACGGCATCGCGTGGGTGGCGGCCTTCCTCGGCGCGGCGCGGCTCGGCGCGACGGTCGTGCCGGTCAACCCGGAGCTGACCGCCGCCGACCACGCCTTCATGGCCGAGGACTGCCAGACCGCCCTCGTCGTCGCCGGGGAGGAGGTGGCCGGCCACTTCGACGGCCTGCCCTGCCTCACCGGCGACCGCCTGCTCGCGCTCGCCGACGGGGCGGCCCCCGGCCCGGTCACGCGGGTCACCGGCGCCACCGCCCTGTACGCCCAGTACACCTCCGGCACGACCGGGGCACCCAAGGCCGCGCTGCACCGCCACGCCGACCTCGCCCGCTACCACCGCGCGGCCGGGCAGGGGGTGGTGGACATCCGGCGCGGCGACGTGACGCTGTCGGTGTCGAAGCTGTTCTTCGCCTACGGCCTGGGCAACGCGCTGGTGTTCCCGCTGTTCTCCGGTTCGTCGGCGGTCCTGCTCGCCGACCGGCCCGGCCCCGGGCAGATCGAGGAGGCCGTCGAGCGGCACGGCGTCACCGTGCTGTACGCGGTGCCCTCCGCCTACGCCAACCTCGCCGCAGAATGCGCCGGCGCGTCCTTCGCCTCCGTGCGGATCGCGGTGTCGGCGGGCGAGGCGCTCAACGAGACGCTCGCGGCACGGGCACGGGACCTGCTCGCGGCTCCCGTCCTCGACCAGCTCGGCTCGACCGAGGCGGGGCACGCGTTCTGCTCCAACACCTTCCGCTCCGACGAGGCGGGCACGATCGGCCGCCCCCTGGCCGGCTACGAGCTGCAGGTCCGCGACGACGACGGCGGGCCCGTCGCGGACGGCGTGGGAGAGCTCTGGGTCCGCGGCGCCTCCGTCATGAGCGGATACCTCAACCGGCCCGAGCAGACCGCCCGGACGCTGGTGGACGGCTGGCTGCGGACCGGGGACCGCGCCGAGCGCCGCCCCGACGGCGCCTACGTGCACCGCGGCCGGCGCGACGACCTCGAAATGGTCGGCGGCATCACCATGTCGCCCGTGGAGGTGGAGGCGGTCCTGGCCGGGCACCCGGCCGTCGCCGAGGTGGTGGTCGCCGTCGTCGCCGACGAGCGCGGCGCGAGCAAGCTGCGGGCCTTCGTGGTCCCGGCCGTGGCCGACCCCGATCCGGCGCGGCTGCAGGAGGAGCTGATCGCGCTGGCCCGCAGCCGGCTGGCCCCGTTCAAGGTCCCGCGCAGCGTGCGGCTGTGCCGGGCGCTGCCGCGGACGCACACCGGCAAGCTCCGCCGCTTCGCCGTCCGCAACGGGGATTGGTGA